Genomic DNA from Desulfonema ishimotonii:
CGTCAGCCCCAGCAACCGCGCCACCCGCTCTGTCCTGCGCCGGATTTCCGGTTTGGGCATTCGCTGCATCCGCAGAGGGAATTCCAGATTTTTCCGGACGGTCTTGTGGGGATAGAGGGCGTAGTTCTGGAAAACCATCGCCACATTTCTCGCCTGCGGCTTCAGGGTGTTGACCACCTGACCGCCGATCAGCAGCTCGCCGCCGGAAATCTCCTCCAGGCCTGCCACCATGCGGAGGACGGTTGATTTGCCGCACCCGGAAGGCCCTACGATGACCAGGAACTCGCCGTCTCCGACCGCCAGGGAGAGATTCTCAACCGCCCGGACATTGCCGGAAAACACCTTGCAGATATTGCGGAATTCAATAGCAGCCATGCCTATCCCCTGGTCCCGGTAGAAGCGATTCCCCGGACAAACGCTTTCTGAAAGATAATGAACAGAATCAGAACCGGGCTGACCATCATGACGCCGAAGGCCATGATATCTCCCCATTTCAGGGGCGGCAGGGTGTGGAAGGCCGCGATGGCCACCGCCAGTGGCCGGACCCGTTCGCCGCTCGTCACCATGAGCGGCCAGAGGAATATGCCCCAGTGCATCAGAAAGGTGAGGATGGCCACGCTGGCAAAGACCGGTCGGGCGTTGGGCACCACAATCTCCGCAAAGGTCCTGAACACACCGGCCCCGTCCACATAGGCCGACTCCTCAAGTTCCGGGGGAAGGCCGATAAAGGCGGTATGGAAGAGGTAGACGGAGAAGGCGTTGGCAACAAAAGGCAGGATCTGGGCGATATAGGTGTCCCGCCACCCCAGCAGCGTGATCTGGTAGAAGAGGGGAACCGCGATGGCCTCAAAGGGCAGGATCATCAGGGAGAGGACAAACCCGAAGAGCAGCCCCCGTCCCCGCCACTTCAGCCGGGCAAAGGCATAGCCTGCCAGGGAATTTACGATCAGGCCGGACGCCACCACCGTGCCGGTGATGATCAGCGAGTTGAGCATAAACCGGCCAAAGGCCACCCGGTTGAAGACATCCGCGTAGTTGTCAAAGGAGATTGTGCCGGGAACGAAAGCCCGCCATGATCCGGCCTCGGCCAGCACCCGCTCATCCGGTTTCAGGCTGCCCGCGACCATGCAGAGGATGGGGGCGGTATACAGCAGCGCGCCCAGAATCAGGGCCAGGTATTGCGCCCCCCTGACTGCGGCCTGTTTTCCCGTGATCTTCATGATATTTCCCGCTCCTCCCGGACCAGCATCCGCTGAAGCCGGGTGATTCCCAAAACGATGAGGAAGAAAATAACCGTCATGGCGGAGGCTGCCCCCACCTGCTGGCGCTCGAACACCGCCCGTACCGCCTCAAACATCACCGTGGTGGTTGCGTTGTCCGGCCCGCCCCGCGTCATGATCCGCACCTGATCGAAAAGGCGAAAGGCGAGGATGGTTGTCACCAGGGCGGTAAAGATCAGGTGGTTTCGCAACCGGGGCAGGGTTACATGACAGAAACACCCCCATTTCCCGGCGCGGTCAATGACCGCCGCCTCATAGAGGACCGCCGGAATCGACTGGAGGCCGCCCAGAAGAACAACCATCTGGAATCCCACCCCCTGCCAGACAGACATCACGATGATGGCGGGCAGGGCCAGGACTTTGGTGTGGAGATAGTCCCAGGGGCCGAGGTTTCCCCCGGACACCAGCGCCATCAGGCTGTTCATCATGCCGCCGGGGCCCGGCGCGTAGATGAGGGTCCAGATCACCGCCACCAGGGACATGGGAAAGACCACCGGCATAAAGAAGAGGGTGCGGAAAACGGCAATGCCCCTGAGCCTGATGTTGAGCAGGAGGGCCAGCCCCAGGGCCGATGCGGTCTGGAGGGGAACCACGGCCAGGGCAAAAAGCGCGTTGTTGAGCAATGCCCTCTGAAAGGAGGGGGCGGTCAGCACGCGGTGATACTGTTCCGCCCCCACAAACCGGGTCGGCAGCGGAGACCCCATCTTCAGGCTGGTAAAGGAGAGGACGACGGCGAACAGGAAAGGCAGGGCGATGAAAAGCAGGAGTCCCAGGAGGGCGGGAAGGGCCATGCACCACTCGGCGATCCCTTCCGTCTGTATCTGTCTGAAACGCGGCATCTGTCCTCTTGTCTTCATGGGGTTCACCTCATCCGGTACGGCCCCGGGGCGGGGGATATCCGTCATTGTCCCGGATATCCCGGTCGATATCGGCGGCGGCCCGGTCCAGTACGGTTCTGACATCCGCCCCGTTCCGGATATCGTTGAACGCCTGCTGAAAGACCGAGGTGATGGCCGGATAGGCCGGGGTTCGGGGGCGCGGTACGGCATATCCGCCGGTAAGCTGCGTGACGAACAGGCGCAGGGGGCCGTCCGGCTGATATTTCTCCGACCGGGCAATGGCGCTCCGGGTTGCCGGAATCGCGGAATTGGCCCCGGCCATGGCCAGCACCGGCACGTCTTCCAGAAGAAATTCGATGAACCGGACCGCCGCTTCTGGATGTTTGCACCGGGCGGTCACGCCCCAGTTCCAGGAGCCCTGGCCGGTTTTAGACCCTTTCCCGAAATCCGGCAGGGGGAGGAGTACCAGATCATCCCCGAAGGCGGCCGCGTACCGGTCGTATTCCCAGTGGCCGACCCACGAGAGGGCCACCCGTCCGCCGGTAAAGGCATGGTCGTCCACATTCGGGTCCACATATTTTTTGCGCACGATCCAGTCCTGAAAACGCCCCATGACGGCCACGGCTTCGGGCCCGTTCAGTATCCCCCGGGCGGTTCCGAAGGTGCGCCGGTCAATCAGATCGCCGCCCCCGGACCGGAGCGCGGGGGAAAAGGCGTAGGTGAACCACTCGCCCCTGTAATTCAGCTTCAGGTCCAGCACCGCGCCGTCGGGATCATGCCGGGCAAGGGCTTTCAGCACCCCCTCAAACTCATCGGCTGTCCACGCATCCGCCGGAGATGCGGGGATGCGGACCCCGGCCTGTTCCAGCAGGCTGCGCCGGCCGTACAGGCCGAGCCCGGAGTCAAACATGCCGATGGCATACAGTTTTCCCCGATATGTCGCCTGGGCCAGAACCGAGGGGATCAGGTTCTGTTTCGTATCTTCCGATAAGAATTCCCCCAGAGCGGCCAGATGGCCCTGCCAGACATAGCTGTACACAAAGGGGCCGTCAAATTCGAGCACATCCGGCAGGTCACGGGCCAGAGCCGCCGCCTGCACCTGGGCATTGTAAGACCCCTCCGGCAACAGCGTCAGCCGGGCCTGAATGCCGTTCTGCCGGATGTTGAACCGCCGGATCAGATCCTCAGTGACTTTCCGCTCCGGTTCTTGCCCGGCGTGTGCCCAGACGCTGAGCCGGACCACGTCCGTGCCGCTTTGCCGGGCCGGGGGGGATTCCGAGGGGCACGCCGCCAGCAGCACCGGAAAAAGGAGGCACAGACCGGCCCGGATGCGGTGTCGCCCGGAATAATCTCTCTTTTTCATCGCCATTCCGACTCCTTCCGGCGGGTCAGTTACTGAGTCCGGCGGACGCATCGATCAGCCCGTAATGCACCAGGCCGTCAATAATACCGCCCGCGTTCTTCTCAGATGAAAAATAGATCTTCCGCCGGCCTCTGAGTTTTTCCAGTTCCGGTGTATAGTTGCCGACGACCACGCCCATCGTGTTTCCCTTCAGCATTTCCTTGTCATTTCCCGAATCGCCGCAGACCATGATATTTTCTGCCGGAATCTCCCATTTATAGCTCAGATACCGGACGGCTTTGCCCTTGGAGGCCCGATAGGGCAGGATGTCCAGAAACTGGTCGTGCGAATAGATGATCGTACAGTGACACTTGTTTGCAATGAGTTTTTCATAGAGCATGGGAAGGCGGTCCTTTTCCGGGGCCATGTAGTAGCTGATTTTGCAGGGCCGCTGGGTTTCCGCTTCCTGATATTCCAGAAAATCAAATTCATCCAGCAGATTCATAATCCTGTCCCGGTTCCAGCGTTTGGAAATATGGGCCTGCCAGCCCTTGTCCGGAAACGACTCCCACCGGTAATACATCTCTGACCCCACAGAGGAGATAATGACATCCGGCACGATCAGGCCGTATTTTTCAAATATCCGAATCGTGGAGCCGACAGTTCTGCCCGTGGCAACCCCGAACCCGATATGTTCCTTATTCTCTCTGATAATCTGCATCAGCCGTTTCAGGGCAGCCTCATCTCCGAGAAGTGTGTTGTCAATGTCTGTGATAAGAAAAGCATCAAGGCGGATCAGCCGGTCGCCCACGGGGTTGCTGCCCGATTTTTTATAAATGGCTTCCCCTCCCACATTGGCAAAACTTTTCATTTCATTCAGATATGTTCCGATATGCGTGTCCCAGCTATAGTGTTCGCGGACACCTCTGATGCCATTGGACGAAAAGGTCTTCCATTTTTCACTGTCCACCAGAATCGTTTTCACGGCCTCGCTGATGGCCGGAGTGTCGGTCGGGTCCACCAGGATGCCGTTCTGACAGTTCTGAATGATGTCGCGGGGACCGCCGTCACTGGTGGCAATCAGGGGAACCCCGCAGGCCGATGCCTCGATCAGGGTCAGGCCGAAGGGCTCGGTCAGGGCGGCGTTGACAAACACCCCTTTTTTTTCGGCAACAATCCGGTAGAGTTCCGGCACTTCATAGGTGAAGTCGTGCTTTTTGGGGATTGCCATCTTACCATAAAGATCATATTTGTCCATCGACAGCAGCATTTCGGTCAGAACCTCTTTTTCATTCTCCTCCATATCCCGGATGTTTTTTCGGAGGCCCGCAAAAATCGCCAGATTGGCGATGGCCTGAAGTTCCCTGTCATTGCCATAGGCGTCAATCATCCCGGATATGTTTTTTCGCTTATCCGCCCGGCAGAGGGCCAGAATCAGGGGCTTTTCGGGATTTTTGAAGAAACGCCTCAGTTCTTCTTTTACAGAACCGTAAGCCAGAATACTCTCATCTTCCTTATAGTTTGCAGGCAGCATGTCCCGGTAATAGGGATAAAAATTGTCCAGACTGAGGCCCGGCGGAATCACGCAATATTTGGCCAGATCTCTGTTGCGGTACATGCCGTATTGTTCGTCGATCTCCTGGCGGGTGCTGGTGATGATCAGGTCGGCGTTTCTGATGATCTCCTCTTCAGTGGCAATCCGCTGCTCAATGTGAAACTTTTTGTTAATCTCTTCGGCTTTCATGTTTTCGCCCAGCAGCCGCCGTTTTTTGGCCCGCCCCATTGAGTGGCCGGTGTATATGAAGGGGGTGGCGAAATATTCCGACAGGCGGATGCCCACATATCCGGCGTCGGGATAATGGCCGTGGATGATATCGGGGTATACTCCCTCCCGCCGGATAAACTTGATGGTCTTATCAATATATTCGTCCAGATGCGGCCAGAGCAGCTCCTTGCGTATGTAACGCTTTCCACCGCACTGAATCCGTACAATTCTGAATTTATCCGATATTTCATCAACGGCCTGACTGTAGTCTTCAGAGACCCGTTTATCTGAAATCAGCCGCGTAAACAGATCCACCCGGCCCACCTTTTCATGTTTGCTGAGGGTTTCGGCCATTTCCACCACATACTTGATCTGTCCTCCCGTATCCGCATCGCGCCCCAGTTCCATGTTGTCATATCGTAACAATCCGTGAATACTGAACATCTGGAAATACATACTGTCTTTCATTGATCTCCCTCCTTACCGGTATCCGGGAAAAGCGGCTGCCGGATACGTTAACGCAATACACCTCCGTGATACAGATTCCCGGAAAAAGTTTGTCATAGCGTTATCGTTCACTGACATATTTTTTCCACAATACGCCTGCGTTGTTCTGCCTTGTGACAGACATTTCCTGAAAGCCTGTTTATAAGTTGATGAACCCGTAAGGGCGTTCTGCACCAATAAACCACCCGTTCCACATGGGTATTTTTATTTCACAAAAGTCCCTAAAACGCACTTCCAAGCCACGAATGGCCACAGATCCGAAAGAAACCTGACAGACCTTTGGTTTCCTGGATCGTGTTTGAAAACAAGCCCCGAAGGGGCGAAATATTACAGCCCAGGCCAACGGCCTGGGAATATGAATAAAAAAGATTCCAGCCCTGAAAGGGCGGATTAATCGGAACAACCACGTTTTCCAAAGCGGATGCAGTATAAAACGGACTTTTTACGACACCATCACAGTGGGTCGGTCCGTTGAAATTCGCGATTCCCGGTTCACCGCCAGCCGGAAAACCGGTCATAAAACATGTCCTCCTCCGGAATCGCACCCCTGATGCCGCACACAGCCCCGGCAAGACGGGCGGCGCGCCGGACAATCTGTTCCGGCTTCCAGCCCTCCAGATACCCGGCAGCCAGTACGGCAGCAAAGGCATCACCGGCTCCGACGGTATCTGCAATTTCCCCTGTTGTTTCAGCATCGGCATGCCACAGGCCCTCGCGGGTAAACAGCGTACTTCCTCTTTCGCCCCCGGTCAGACAAACCCATTCAACGGAGAAACTGTGCATCAGATCCTCAATAAACTCGTTATCCGGCGTCCTGAAATCAAAGAAATGCCTGAGGATGGCCAGCTCGTCGTCATTGAGTTTCAGCACGTCGCAGTGAATCAGGGATTTCGTGATCGCGTTTTTGTCATATCCCCCCGGTCTCAGGTTGATATCGTAGAAACATCGGGTTGCCGGAGACCTGTGTTCAAGGATTTTCATCAGTGTTGCCGCCCCTTTCGCAGTTCGCTGAACCAGAGTGCCGTAGTAAATGAGCCGGGGGACTTCCAGGAGCGCCTCTGCCACGGGGGCGGTGTAGTCCAGATGGTCATAGGCCACATCCCGGACAATATCGAATTCGGGCAGGCCGTCTTCATCCAGCGTCACCCGGACGTGGCCGGTGGCATGGCGGTCATCTCTCTGGATGTATTTCAGATCAAATCCCCTTTTTTTCACGGCATCGGAGAGCATATCGCCGTTGTCGTCATTTCCGATCCGGCTGA
This window encodes:
- a CDS encoding carbohydrate ABC transporter permease, with protein sequence MKITGKQAAVRGAQYLALILGALLYTAPILCMVAGSLKPDERVLAEAGSWRAFVPGTISFDNYADVFNRVAFGRFMLNSLIITGTVVASGLIVNSLAGYAFARLKWRGRGLLFGFVLSLMILPFEAIAVPLFYQITLLGWRDTYIAQILPFVANAFSVYLFHTAFIGLPPELEESAYVDGAGVFRTFAEIVVPNARPVFASVAILTFLMHWGIFLWPLMVTSGERVRPLAVAIAAFHTLPPLKWGDIMAFGVMMVSPVLILFIIFQKAFVRGIASTGTRG
- a CDS encoding ABC transporter substrate-binding protein encodes the protein MAMKKRDYSGRHRIRAGLCLLFPVLLAACPSESPPARQSGTDVVRLSVWAHAGQEPERKVTEDLIRRFNIRQNGIQARLTLLPEGSYNAQVQAAALARDLPDVLEFDGPFVYSYVWQGHLAALGEFLSEDTKQNLIPSVLAQATYRGKLYAIGMFDSGLGLYGRRSLLEQAGVRIPASPADAWTADEFEGVLKALARHDPDGAVLDLKLNYRGEWFTYAFSPALRSGGGDLIDRRTFGTARGILNGPEAVAVMGRFQDWIVRKKYVDPNVDDHAFTGGRVALSWVGHWEYDRYAAAFGDDLVLLPLPDFGKGSKTGQGSWNWGVTARCKHPEAAVRFIEFLLEDVPVLAMAGANSAIPATRSAIARSEKYQPDGPLRLFVTQLTGGYAVPRPRTPAYPAITSVFQQAFNDIRNGADVRTVLDRAAADIDRDIRDNDGYPPPRGRTG
- a CDS encoding HAD-IIB family hydrolase, with protein sequence MKDSMYFQMFSIHGLLRYDNMELGRDADTGGQIKYVVEMAETLSKHEKVGRVDLFTRLISDKRVSEDYSQAVDEISDKFRIVRIQCGGKRYIRKELLWPHLDEYIDKTIKFIRREGVYPDIIHGHYPDAGYVGIRLSEYFATPFIYTGHSMGRAKKRRLLGENMKAEEINKKFHIEQRIATEEEIIRNADLIITSTRQEIDEQYGMYRNRDLAKYCVIPPGLSLDNFYPYYRDMLPANYKEDESILAYGSVKEELRRFFKNPEKPLILALCRADKRKNISGMIDAYGNDRELQAIANLAIFAGLRKNIRDMEENEKEVLTEMLLSMDKYDLYGKMAIPKKHDFTYEVPELYRIVAEKKGVFVNAALTEPFGLTLIEASACGVPLIATSDGGPRDIIQNCQNGILVDPTDTPAISEAVKTILVDSEKWKTFSSNGIRGVREHYSWDTHIGTYLNEMKSFANVGGEAIYKKSGSNPVGDRLIRLDAFLITDIDNTLLGDEAALKRLMQIIRENKEHIGFGVATGRTVGSTIRIFEKYGLIVPDVIISSVGSEMYYRWESFPDKGWQAHISKRWNRDRIMNLLDEFDFLEYQEAETQRPCKISYYMAPEKDRLPMLYEKLIANKCHCTIIYSHDQFLDILPYRASKGKAVRYLSYKWEIPAENIMVCGDSGNDKEMLKGNTMGVVVGNYTPELEKLRGRRKIYFSSEKNAGGIIDGLVHYGLIDASAGLSN
- a CDS encoding carbohydrate kinase family protein, whose product is MILTIGEILIDIFPDDSRIGGAPFNFAAHLRALGFPVIFISRIGNDDNGDMLSDAVKKRGFDLKYIQRDDRHATGHVRVTLDEDGLPEFDIVRDVAYDHLDYTAPVAEALLEVPRLIYYGTLVQRTAKGAATLMKILEHRSPATRCFYDINLRPGGYDKNAITKSLIHCDVLKLNDDELAILRHFFDFRTPDNEFIEDLMHSFSVEWVCLTGGERGSTLFTREGLWHADAETTGEIADTVGAGDAFAAVLAAGYLEGWKPEQIVRRAARLAGAVCGIRGAIPEEDMFYDRFSGWR
- a CDS encoding carbohydrate ABC transporter permease; translation: MKTRGQMPRFRQIQTEGIAEWCMALPALLGLLLFIALPFLFAVVLSFTSLKMGSPLPTRFVGAEQYHRVLTAPSFQRALLNNALFALAVVPLQTASALGLALLLNIRLRGIAVFRTLFFMPVVFPMSLVAVIWTLIYAPGPGGMMNSLMALVSGGNLGPWDYLHTKVLALPAIIVMSVWQGVGFQMVVLLGGLQSIPAVLYEAAVIDRAGKWGCFCHVTLPRLRNHLIFTALVTTILAFRLFDQVRIMTRGGPDNATTTVMFEAVRAVFERQQVGAASAMTVIFFLIVLGITRLQRMLVREEREIS